From the genome of Nasonia vitripennis strain AsymCx chromosome 1, Nvit_psr_1.1, whole genome shotgun sequence, one region includes:
- the LOC100116563 gene encoding uncharacterized protein LOC100116563, with product MLRLAPLLLVLADLGACYHPPQSTTLPPSTTPNSIPYTTALPQTPAVNVNNYANSGFVNSPSTTPSSNLNIRPQAPVVNIAKSPFKSKGAGNNRHGNRIYAANPQIQPFIGSRNALINNNLNTAQLQQQQQFQQQQLLQQQFQQQQLYANSQFQAPAGNFQLQALAGNAQVQGLGSTFQNQALTGSFPLQNPPLQNPQLQNPQLQNPQLQNPQLQNPQIQNPLQNPQLQAFGGNSQVQSVGSTPTFPSSTENILLATLIGSYPSQPFPIIPPQNTNNAQPQVGVNPQVQGLAGNPQLQALGANFQNPVLVGNPQLQALGGNSPLLGLSGNPQIQALGGNSQLQALAGNTQLQALAGNPQLQALVGNPQLQALAGNPQLQQQAFQQSTPNNFANNVLANPQLQSSLALNNPNAFNINNFNPQLQAPVVNAYLPSPQVAPSNFANRGLDVAFQWRFLDWVHPTVQLAGKNFTVGNPLSQDVDIDNRGRVFVTSPQWLEGTPITLSVITDLKGQGGPLLTPYPDWTWHKQECGSLISVYRVAIDECNRIWMVDTGAASGRQVCPVKLLAFDLKTDQLILRYQIPEDQTAGRTAQYVNPVVEVGDNCKDTFVYVADVIGHGLLIYSMRENRSWRLSNTRNNAFGHDPEATSLTIAGETIQLNDGTLGVALTPRGLFTKRYLYFNSLASFYQKFADTDSLKRSFVYEPIMYQSVAKRVSQAGVHAISKTGAMFFQLAQFTALACWNVERPFTPENVVVLAQDSETLQYISGIKVVTNAFGEEELWFNTNRLQKTINNSRRINEVNFRLMRGKVEDLIRGTRCAPSGLRPTEPSLQGWRRI from the exons ATGCTACGGTTGGCTCCATTGCTGCTGGTCTTGGCGGACCTTGGAGCCTGCTATCATCCTCCGCAGAGTACGACACTTCCACCTTCGACGACCCCTAACAGTATTCCCTATACAACAGCACTACCTCAGACGCCAGCTGTTAACGTTAATAATTACGCCAACAGTGGCTTCGTCAATTCACCATCTACGACGCCGTCTAGTAATCTCAACATCAGGCCTCAAGCTCCGGTTGTCAACATTGCCAAATCTCCCTTCAAGTCAAAGGGCGCTGGTAATAACAGACACGGGAACAGAATTTACGCCGCCAATCCCCAGATTCAACCGTTTATCGGCAGTCGCAACGCCTTAAtcaacaataatttgaatacgGCTCAActtcaacagcagcagcaatttCAACAACAGCAACTTCTGCAGCAGCAatttcaacaacaacaactttACGCTAACTCCCAGTTTCAAGCACCAGCAGGCAACTTTCAACTTCAAGCATTGGCGGGCAATGCTCAAGTTCAGGGCTTAGGAAGTACCTTTCAAAATCAAGCATTGACCGGGAGTTTTCCTCTTCAAAACCCACCACTTCAAAATCCTCAGCTGCAAAACCCTCAACTCCAGAACCCTCAACTTCAAAATCCCCAACTTCAAAATCCTCAAATTCAAAATCCCCTTCAGAATCCTCAACTTCAAGCTTTCGGAGGCAACTCTCAAGTTCAATCAGTTGGTAGTACTCCTACTTTCCCAAGTTCAACGGAAAATATTCTACTAGCAACGTTGATAGGAAGTTATCCGTCTCAACCATTTCCTATAATCCCTCCACAAAACACCAACAACGCTCAACCTCAAGTAGGCGTTAATCCTCAAGTTCAAGGTTTGGCTGGTAACCCTCAACTTCAAGCGTTAGGAGCGAACTTTCAGAATCCAGTGTTAGTTGGAAACCCGCAGCTTCAAGCATTAGGCGGCAACTCTCCACTGCTAGGACTATCCGGAAATCCTCAAATTCAGGCATTAGGCGGTAACTCTCAACTTCAAGCATTGGCTGGCAATACGCAGCTCCAAGCATTGGCTGGCAATCCGCAGCTCCAAGCATTGGTTGGCAACCCGCAGCTCCAAGCACTGGCTGGTAATCCCCAGCTTCAACAACAAGCGTTTCAACAATCAACGCCAAATAATTTTGCCAACAACGTACTGGCCAATCCGCAACTGCAATCCTCGCTAGCTCTCAACAATCCAAACGCATTCAACATCAACAATTTCAACCCTCAACTTCAAGCTCCAGTTGTAAACGCTTACCTCCCTTCGCCTCAAGTCGCACCTTCGAACTTTGCCAATCGAGGCTTGGACGTGGCATTCCAGTGGCGTTTCCTGGACTGGGTCCATCCAACCGTTCAGCTGGCCGGAAAAAATTTCACTGTTGGTAATCCCTTATCTCAAGACGTGGACATTGACAACAGAGGCCGTGTCTTCGTCACGAGTCCACAATGGCTCGAGGGCACTCCCATTACGTTATCTGTGATCACTGATCTGAAGGGACAGGGAGGACCTTTACTTACTCCATATCCTGACTGGACCTGGCACAAGCAAGAATGTGGCAGTCTGATATCCGTTTACAGAGTTGCG ATAGACGAGTGCAACCGTATCTGGATGGTGGACACCGGGGCCGCAAGTGGTAGACAGGTCTGTCCGGTGAAGCTCCTGGCGTTCGATCTCAAGACCGACCAGCTGATACTCCGGTACCAGATCCCGGAAGACCAGACGGCAGGACGCACAGCCCAGTACGTGAACCCCGTGGTCGAGGTCGGGGACAACTGCAAGGACACCTTCGTCTACGTGGCCGACGTCATCGGACACGGATTGTTGATTTACAGCATGAGGGAGAACAGGTCCTGGAGACTGAGCAACACGAGGAACAACGCTTTCGGACACGATCCCGAGGCGACCAGTTTGACGATCGCCGGGGAGACGATCCAACTGAACGACGGAACCCTCGGGGTGGCTCTTACCCCGCGAGGACTCTTCACTAAGAG ATACCTCTACTTCAACTCTTTGGCGAGCTTCTATCAAAAGTTCGCCGACACGGACTCGCTGAAGCGCAGCTTCGTCTACGAGCCGATAATGTACCAGTCGGTAGCGAAGCGCGTGAGCCAGGCAGGCGTCCACGCGATATCCAAGACCGGAGCGATGTTCTTCCAGTTGGCCCAGTTCACAGCTTTGGCTTGCTGGAACGTCGAGCGGCCGTTCACTCCGGAGAACGTGGTCGTCCTGGCGCAGGACAGCGAGACGCTTCAGTACATCAGTGGTATCAAGGTGGTGACCAACGCCTTTGGCGAAGAGGAGCTCTGGTTCAACACCAACAGGCTCCAGAAGACCATCAACAACTCCAGGAGGATCAACGAGGTGAATTTCAGGCTGATGCGTGGTAAGGTCGAGGATCTGATCAGAGGTACCAGGTGTGCACCCAGTGGTCTTAGGCCGACAGAACCGAGCCTGCAGGGATGGAGGAGGATCTGA